A genomic segment from Triplophysa dalaica isolate WHDGS20190420 chromosome 22, ASM1584641v1, whole genome shotgun sequence encodes:
- the tmem218 gene encoding transmembrane protein 218 isoform X1 yields MAEMVLGVGTGVFIVALVWIVTLALSIILSRATGPTKLGIVPIFLLALTITLVLVFFPRATEVPSTEREFEQQTSANTTAFSQCLLLPITAAELPSHPLVCTNKSQNIYLLVFSSRKDRRSKHSLCC; encoded by the exons ATGGCTGAGATGGTGCTGGGTGTCGGTACAGGCGTGTTCATCGTCGCTTTAGTCTGGATCGTGACTCTCGCGCTCAGTATTATTCTGTCGCGTGCAACCGGTCCAACAAA GTTAGGGATCGTCCCTATATTTCTTCTGGCGCTCACCATCACACTGGTCTTGGTGTTCTTCCCGCGTGCCACTGAAGTTCCTTCCACCGAAAGAGAATTTGAG CAGCAGACGAGCGCAAACACAACAGCTTTTTCCCAGTGTCTCCTTTTGCCAATAACAGCAGCCGAGCTGCCAAGTCACCCTCTCGTCTGCACAAACAAAAGCCAAAACATTTACCTTTTGGTCTTCAGTAGCAGAAAAGATCGACGCAGCAAACATTCCTTGTGCTGTTAA
- the tmem218 gene encoding transmembrane protein 218 isoform X2 gives MAEMVLGVGTGVFIVALVWIVTLALSIILSRATGPTKLGIVPIFLLALTITLVLVFFPRATEVPSTEREFEQTSANTTAFSQCLLLPITAAELPSHPLVCTNKSQNIYLLVFSSRKDRRSKHSLCC, from the exons ATGGCTGAGATGGTGCTGGGTGTCGGTACAGGCGTGTTCATCGTCGCTTTAGTCTGGATCGTGACTCTCGCGCTCAGTATTATTCTGTCGCGTGCAACCGGTCCAACAAA GTTAGGGATCGTCCCTATATTTCTTCTGGCGCTCACCATCACACTGGTCTTGGTGTTCTTCCCGCGTGCCACTGAAGTTCCTTCCACCGAAAGAGAATTTGAG CAGACGAGCGCAAACACAACAGCTTTTTCCCAGTGTCTCCTTTTGCCAATAACAGCAGCCGAGCTGCCAAGTCACCCTCTCGTCTGCACAAACAAAAGCCAAAACATTTACCTTTTGGTCTTCAGTAGCAGAAAAGATCGACGCAGCAAACATTCCTTGTGCTGTTAA
- the tmem218 gene encoding transmembrane protein 218 isoform X3, with product MAEMVLGVGTGVFIVALVWIVTLALSIILSRATGPTKLGIVPIFLLALTITLVLVFFPRATEVPSTEREFEIVDTFFIGRYVLLSLVSVVFLAGLFMLLPLHFLEPVYAKPLRTH from the exons ATGGCTGAGATGGTGCTGGGTGTCGGTACAGGCGTGTTCATCGTCGCTTTAGTCTGGATCGTGACTCTCGCGCTCAGTATTATTCTGTCGCGTGCAACCGGTCCAACAAA GTTAGGGATCGTCCCTATATTTCTTCTGGCGCTCACCATCACACTGGTCTTGGTGTTCTTCCCGCGTGCCACTGAAGTTCCTTCCACCGAAAGAGAATTTGAG ATAGTGGATACGTTCTTCATCGGCCGGTACGTGCTGCTGTCCTTGGTGAGCGTTGTTTTCTTGGCAGGCCTTTTCATGTTGCTGCCCTTACATTTCCTGGAGCCCGTGTACGCCAAGCCCTTGAGAACACACTAG